In Labilibaculum sp. DW002, one DNA window encodes the following:
- a CDS encoding SusC/RagA family TonB-linked outer membrane protein — protein sequence MLVSIFFISTSLFAQSKQVSGLITGQDGDPIIGASIVIKGTYTGTVTDFDGKYTIGVEEENAFLVYSFLGMKTIERPVAGKTIINVTMENETIGMDEVVVVGYGVQKKADLTGSVSTVKGEDLKRAQAPNIMNAMAGKMTGVLAVQSSGQPGKDSPKFFIRGQSTTGNSDALTIVDGIERSFSSLDPNDIENITILKDAAATAVYGARAANGVVLVTTKRGKEGKVSFNYSGNFSLQTPTKRPELFNSYEYAKYYREAEINQNGGVVPADLRFTEDDIEKYKLGTDPHYPNTNWYDQVFDDYAPMQTHNLSVSGGTAKTKYYFSFGALNQKGLSKSLSYDRYSIRSNIDTEITDNLSVSLNLYGEMRKTEQPPSGLSGAFADVLRAHPTVEPYVGEGYAQAGELGYNGFGGSPIGMVDQAGYNTLDNDRFESSLTVNYKIPGVEGLSVKGLASFDKTFQKNRTFNTPYDVYFYDQSTDAWAIKANDKDTKISLSDERKEWFDKVYQFHVNYDRTFGDHKIGGVFVFEREEKNSSKLKGARTGFISSAVDQLFAGNVDLVENDGSYGENVREGYVMRVNYGYKGKYLFQLNGRYDGSYIFERENRWGFFPAASVGWRVSEESFMDDLEFLDNLKLRASYGQIGNDRVGAFQYLDLMSIQKSQYYLINGIPQNLIIDGVVANPNITWETATNYDLGVDFSLWNGLFSGELGGFYKRTEDILVARSKSIPTTFGGKLPKENMGIVDLKGAEVLLNFHKQIGEVDFSLSGNATYSKSEVINIDEAADVPDAIKQEGRPFGQKYGYKSSGLFKTQEQIDTWTIDQDGQGNASLRPGDIIYQDFNEDGVINGDDRQHIGKSSFPTLVYGLNLSAKYRAFDIKLDFQGAGGHEKTIVIDAFLNDRNTPDILADSFREGNENAKFPRMEIGLNPNNTQTSDFWIYDASYFRLKNLQIGYNLPKTLLNKFKINSARVSLSGTNLLTFSAIDFMDPEANSIISYPQMKTYTLGVNVSF from the coding sequence ATGCTTGTTTCTATATTTTTTATATCCACAAGCTTGTTTGCCCAGTCAAAGCAAGTTAGCGGTCTAATTACAGGTCAAGATGGCGATCCTATTATCGGTGCATCTATTGTAATTAAAGGTACCTATACAGGAACCGTTACCGATTTTGATGGTAAGTATACCATTGGTGTTGAAGAAGAGAATGCATTTTTAGTTTACTCTTTCCTAGGAATGAAAACGATTGAAAGACCAGTAGCTGGTAAAACAATAATAAATGTAACAATGGAAAATGAAACCATTGGCATGGATGAAGTTGTTGTTGTTGGTTACGGTGTTCAGAAAAAAGCAGATTTAACAGGTTCTGTTTCTACCGTAAAAGGTGAAGATCTTAAACGTGCTCAGGCTCCGAACATCATGAATGCTATGGCAGGGAAAATGACAGGAGTACTTGCAGTGCAATCTTCAGGTCAGCCAGGTAAAGACTCTCCTAAGTTTTTTATTCGTGGACAAAGTACAACAGGAAATAGCGATGCATTAACAATTGTTGACGGTATTGAGCGTTCGTTTTCATCATTAGACCCAAATGATATTGAAAACATTACGATTCTGAAAGATGCTGCAGCTACAGCAGTATATGGTGCAAGAGCAGCGAATGGTGTTGTGTTAGTGACTACAAAACGAGGAAAAGAAGGAAAAGTATCTTTTAATTATTCTGGAAATTTCTCCTTACAAACACCAACCAAACGTCCTGAACTATTCAATAGTTATGAGTATGCAAAATATTATCGCGAAGCAGAAATCAATCAGAATGGTGGTGTAGTGCCTGCAGATCTTCGATTTACGGAAGATGATATTGAAAAGTACAAATTAGGTACTGATCCACATTATCCGAATACCAATTGGTACGACCAAGTTTTTGATGACTATGCCCCAATGCAAACGCATAACTTATCCGTTTCTGGTGGTACGGCTAAAACTAAATATTATTTCTCTTTTGGTGCATTGAATCAAAAAGGTCTTTCAAAAAGTTTGTCATACGATAGATATTCTATTCGATCTAATATTGATACAGAGATTACAGATAATTTATCTGTGTCCTTGAATTTATATGGCGAAATGAGAAAAACAGAGCAGCCTCCTTCAGGATTAAGTGGAGCTTTTGCTGATGTGCTTAGAGCACATCCAACCGTTGAACCATATGTTGGTGAAGGTTACGCACAAGCTGGAGAATTGGGCTATAATGGTTTCGGTGGTAGCCCAATCGGAATGGTTGATCAAGCTGGTTACAATACACTTGATAACGATCGTTTTGAAAGTTCGCTAACCGTTAATTATAAGATTCCTGGTGTTGAAGGTCTATCTGTAAAAGGATTGGCTTCTTTCGATAAGACATTTCAAAAGAACAGAACATTTAATACTCCTTACGATGTTTATTTCTACGATCAATCGACAGATGCTTGGGCTATTAAAGCAAATGATAAGGATACAAAAATTTCTTTATCAGATGAACGTAAAGAGTGGTTTGATAAAGTGTATCAATTTCATGTAAATTACGATAGAACTTTCGGCGATCATAAAATTGGTGGTGTTTTCGTTTTCGAGCGTGAAGAGAAAAATAGTTCTAAACTAAAAGGTGCTCGTACAGGATTTATATCATCAGCAGTTGATCAATTGTTTGCAGGTAATGTTGACTTGGTTGAAAATGATGGTTCATATGGAGAGAATGTTCGTGAAGGTTATGTAATGCGTGTTAATTACGGTTACAAAGGAAAATATTTATTCCAATTGAATGGGCGTTATGATGGTTCGTATATTTTTGAAAGAGAGAATCGATGGGGATTTTTCCCAGCAGCTTCGGTAGGTTGGAGAGTAAGTGAAGAGAGTTTTATGGATGATCTTGAGTTTTTGGATAACTTGAAGTTGAGAGCATCATATGGTCAGATTGGTAATGATCGTGTTGGAGCATTCCAATACCTAGATTTGATGAGCATTCAGAAAAGTCAATACTATTTAATTAATGGTATTCCTCAGAACCTGATTATTGATGGTGTTGTTGCTAACCCTAACATTACATGGGAGACAGCAACTAATTATGATCTTGGAGTTGATTTCTCTTTATGGAATGGCTTATTTTCTGGAGAACTTGGTGGTTTCTATAAACGTACTGAAGATATCTTGGTAGCTAGATCTAAATCAATACCTACAACTTTTGGTGGTAAATTACCAAAAGAGAATATGGGAATTGTTGATTTGAAAGGTGCTGAAGTTCTATTGAATTTCCATAAGCAAATTGGAGAAGTAGATTTTTCACTTTCTGGTAATGCAACCTATAGTAAAAGTGAAGTTATAAACATCGATGAAGCCGCAGATGTACCTGATGCAATCAAGCAAGAAGGTCGTCCATTCGGGCAAAAATATGGTTATAAATCTTCTGGTTTATTTAAAACACAGGAACAAATTGATACATGGACAATTGATCAGGATGGTCAAGGAAATGCTTCATTACGTCCAGGTGATATCATTTACCAGGATTTTAACGAAGATGGTGTAATTAATGGTGATGACCGTCAGCATATTGGTAAAAGTTCATTTCCAACTTTGGTTTATGGTTTAAATCTTTCAGCTAAATATCGCGCATTCGATATTAAATTAGACTTTCAAGGAGCTGGTGGACATGAGAAGACAATTGTGATAGATGCTTTCTTGAACGATAGAAATACACCAGATATCTTAGCCGATTCGTTTAGAGAAGGAAATGAGAATGCTAAATTTCCACGTATGGAGATAGGATTAAATCCAAATAATACTCAAACGTCTGACTTCTGGATTTATGATGCTTCTTATTTCAGATTAAAGAATTTACAAATTGGTTATAATCTGCCAAAGACTTTGTTGAATAAATTTAAAATCAACAGTGCACGTGTTAGCTTAAGTGGTACAAACTTATTAACCTTTAGTGCAATTGATTTTATGGACCCTGAAGCAAATTCAATTATTAGTTACCCTCAAATGAAAACATACACACTTGGGGTTAATGTTAGCTTTTAA
- a CDS encoding glycoside hydrolase family 88 protein — MKQPLHYLVTGLIVFFAFSCQTKQSTREFCEESLDFACKQTELLRKESIEVNRIPRTLTATGDMHWAKPGFDWTEGFFPGTCWYLYEYTKANQWKDNAEELQSLYIDHRFLTTNHDLGFVFNCSYGNNFRIDGDKDARDIMIDAGNSLMTRFNPAIGCIQSWNVDSGWQAKRGWQYPVIIDNMMNLELLFELSKITGDDKYKKAAITHANTTMKNHYRPDGSSYHVVDYDSVSGVVRSRQTAQGYAHESAWSRGQAWGLYGYTICYRYTRDKKYLDKAEEIANFIFTDEGMPKDCIPYWDYDAPKIPSEPRDVSAASVIASALIELDGYSTKNYMKEAQFILKNLSSKEYRAELGGNGKFILKHSVGSIPHNAEIDVPLCYADYYYVEALMRLLKTENEKLAAY; from the coding sequence ATGAAACAACCCTTACATTATTTAGTTACAGGACTAATCGTTTTTTTTGCATTTAGTTGTCAAACGAAGCAAAGTACAAGAGAGTTTTGTGAAGAGAGTTTAGATTTTGCTTGTAAACAGACGGAATTGTTGAGAAAGGAATCAATTGAAGTAAATAGAATACCTAGGACACTTACAGCTACAGGTGATATGCATTGGGCAAAGCCTGGCTTCGATTGGACCGAAGGATTTTTTCCAGGTACTTGTTGGTATTTGTATGAATATACAAAAGCAAACCAATGGAAGGATAATGCAGAAGAGTTACAGTCCTTATATATTGACCATCGGTTTTTAACAACCAATCACGATTTGGGTTTTGTATTTAATTGTTCTTATGGGAACAATTTTAGAATAGATGGTGATAAGGATGCTAGGGATATCATGATTGATGCTGGTAATTCTTTAATGACAAGGTTTAATCCTGCAATTGGATGTATTCAATCCTGGAATGTTGATTCAGGTTGGCAAGCTAAACGTGGCTGGCAATACCCTGTAATTATCGATAACATGATGAATCTTGAATTGTTGTTTGAATTATCGAAAATAACAGGAGATGATAAGTATAAAAAAGCTGCAATTACACATGCTAATACCACAATGAAAAATCACTATCGTCCAGATGGTAGTTCTTATCATGTTGTGGATTATGACTCTGTTTCCGGAGTTGTAAGAAGCAGACAAACAGCACAAGGTTATGCACATGAGAGTGCATGGTCCAGAGGTCAAGCGTGGGGATTATATGGCTACACGATTTGTTACCGATATACTAGAGACAAAAAGTATCTTGACAAAGCGGAAGAAATCGCAAATTTTATTTTCACAGATGAAGGAATGCCAAAAGATTGTATTCCATATTGGGATTATGATGCTCCAAAGATTCCTTCAGAACCGAGAGATGTTTCAGCGGCTTCTGTTATTGCTTCGGCTTTAATCGAGTTAGATGGATATTCAACAAAAAATTATATGAAAGAAGCACAGTTCATTCTTAAGAATTTATCCTCTAAAGAGTATAGAGCCGAGCTAGGTGGTAATGGTAAATTTATTTTAAAACATAGTGTTGGAAGTATACCTCACAATGCAGAAATTGATGTTCCCTTGTGTTATGCTGATTATTACTATGTGGAAGCACTAATGAGATTGCTGAAAACGGAGAATGAAAAATTAGCGGCTTATTAA